CGTTCTTGTATATGTAATAGGAAATCGTTATATTCCGCATGTTTTTTATGAGGAAGTATATCTGGTCAAAAACCTGCAGACAACCGATGATTCCCATTATCGATACGAAAAGCATCTGAGGCTTGAGAAGGGGCATAGTGATCTTCCAGAAGGTCTTCCAGAATTTTGCCCCATCGAGCTGAGAGGCCTCGTAAATGGATGATGGAATGCTCTGCAGCGCGGCCAGAAAGGTTATCATGAAGTAACCGGCGGTGGTCCATATATTCATGACCATAATAGCTCCCAGGGCCGTATTCGGTTCATTGAGCCAGTCAACGGCCTGAAAACCGAACGTTGAAAGGAGCCTGTTCAAGACACCGGGCTTGGAGTATATAAGCCAGAAGATCATGGAAATAGCCGCGGAAGAGGAAATTGCAGGCAGGAAGAAAACCGTCTTGAAGAATCTCTGCCCCATGATTTTCATGTTAGCCGCCACTGCCAGGAGCATCGCCAGCAACGTCTGGATGGGAACGACTACGATGGAATAGACAAAGGCGTTCTTTAGCGAGATCCAGAAATACTGGTCTTTGAACATCTCCCTGAAGTTCTTGAATCCCACGAATTCAGGTACATATCTCACGAAGAGCTCACTCTTTGAGGCCATGTATTTCCTCATGAAGTCTTTGACGGACACCGAACTGTTGAGCCTGCCCGCCAGAAAGTCTTCTACTATCCTGTCCACTTCAAGAAAACTACTTACGGCTTCCTTTTGCTCTGCGTTCAGTTTCACCCCAACATCCAGTGTCAAGAAAGTCTCGGGTTCAAAAAGAGAGAGTAGCTCATTCTTGACAAGCCCTTCTTCATCGGGGAAGACGCCCAGATGAAATGAAACGGATTCTTCAGGGACGAAGGTCATATTGAATTTTTGGGCTTCCAAGGGCTGGTAGTTGGTGAAGCTGTAGTACAGGCCCGCGAATACAGGGTAGATCGTGAAGATCAAGATGGTGATTATTATAGGCGCTGCGAAGAGATAGCCAACCATGGCTTCTCTCGTTTTGAAATTCAGCTTCATATCGTCACCCCTCTAAAGAGATCCGGGCGGATCGCAATCCGCCCGGCAAGAGACAGGTTATTCGGCTACCCAGCCCGGATAATTCTCTTCGATAAGCGCAAGAGCTTCTGAGAGGCTCACTTTCTGATAGAAGAGATCCTTCAACAGCGAGTTGAGCTGGTCGTGAGCTCTGGAGAAAATTCCGCTTGGTGTCTTAACCATCCAGGGAATACCATACTCCGCGCCTCTGTAGAATGCCTGTTTCGTTGGATCGGTATCCTTTTCAGCGTTCTGTATGTTGGAGGCCAGTACTCCTGCTTCCGCGACAAACCGCTCCTGTCCCTTCGTCACAAGGAACTTTAAGACTTCCCAGGCTGCATCCTTGTTTGGAGTAGTTCTGTTTATGCTCCACGAGACCGTATAGACCATCGTCGACTTCTCAATAAGATGCGGCATCTCGACTATGCCGGTGTTCTTCAGAACTTCGGGGTAATCGCCAGCGAGGAATCCGATAGTCCAGGGGCCGGTCATCGCCATAGCCACACTTTCCTTTCCGTAAGCTTCTCCAATCCACCCTGCACCCAGGTTTGCCGGCTCCTGAGCGACTCCATACTTGTTGACCAGATCGAGATAGAAATTGAGGCCGAACTTGGCATCCGGTTTACCCAGAGCTACGTTTAGATTCTCGTCAACGATGTCTCCACCTGTTCCATAGACAAAAGGCAGTACCCTGTTGAGATCGGCCGCAAGAACTAGAGGGGTTTCAAAGCCTTTTCTCTTGAGTTGAAGCGCCTTATCAAGCATATCGAACCATGTGTCTTCGTCCGTAGGGTAGGCGACGCCGTACTGGTCGAATATTTTCTTGTTGAAAACAAGAGCAAGGGTAGAAAAGTCCTTCGGGATTCCGTAGATCCTATCCTCGTACTTGAAGGCTTCGATGAGATTTGGGTAGAACCAGTCGATGTCGAAATTGACGTCTCTTTTGATATATAGATCTAGTGGAAGGAGCACATTCTGCTTGGCCAGTTCTTCGAACCAGAAGGCTTCAACATAGAAGATATCTGGAGCGGTGCCAGCAGAGTACTGGGTGACAAGCATTTGCCTGAAGTCCCCTGGTATTGGCTGCCATTCGACCACGATATCTGTTTGCATGTTGTTGAATTCTTCAACGTTCTTCATTATGACGGCCTCTTCAACAGGGTTTCCAGGCCAGCCGCTGATTCTGATGTTCGTGACCCCTAATGCCATTAGTCCAACTACCAAAACAACGCTTACCAACAAAAATCTTTTCACACTAAACCCTCCTTTTCAGGCGTCCAGCGCCTTGGATATTACTAGAACAGTTCCTATAGACCACAGTTGAGGTGAGCAACTTGTTGGATATTCAATCAACTTTCCAGATGTTTCAGATACTGACAGACCGCTAAAGAGCTCGGGGAGGCGATTGTCATGATGTTTCTCCTTCACTTTCAGCAGATCCCGGGCGAGCTGTCTGGCCTTTTCGTAAAAACCGTATTTGATCAGGCCAAGCATAATCAGTGAGTTGTCGTGCGGCCAGACACTTCCGTTGTGGTAGGAGAAGGGATTGTAACGCTTCATTTTGCTGGAGAGCGTTCTTATCCCCCATCCGGTGTAAAGTTCTTCGGAAAAGAGACGGTTCACCAACGCCCCGGCTCTTTCTTCGTCCACTATGCCTGTCATTAGGCAGTGCCCGGGATTAGATGTTATTGAATCGACCGGTTTCTTGTTTTTATCCAGCGCCGTAGCGAAGTAGTTTTCGCTCTCCAGCCAGAAATCACGATTGAAGTTTTTTTTCAGGGCGGCTGCCTTCAGTGCATACAGAGTTGCCCTTTCCCCGTCCTCAAAGAGAGCCATAAGTTTTTCAAGACATTTGAATGTATCATACAGATATCCCTGGACCTCTACTGGCGCCAGTGGAGGCTCTGCCAGCCTGCCGTCGGAGAAGCTCACGGAGTCGGCGGAATCTTTCCAGCTCTGAATAGAAAGACCGCTGCCTGAAGGTGCGAATTCGATGTATCCGTCGTTATCGAGATCAGCGTAAGTATCAATCCATTCGGCAGCTTCCATGATGCTGTTTTCGATAGATCTTATAAAGTCCCAGTCATTAGTCTGAGAGTAGTACCTGTGGGAGAGCATAATGAACAGAAGAGTCGCATCGATCGATCCGTAGTATCTTTCGAAAGGTAACCTTCCGGCTAGCGATAGTTCATTCAAACGGGTTTCATGAACGATCTTCCCGGGCTGCCCTTCGTTCTGGCTGTCTTCTTCTTTGCTTTGAAGGTAAGTATGCACCGTAAGTATGTTTTTTGTTATTTCGGGAAGGAGATCCACAGTCTGGAGGCCAAAGATAAGGCTATCCCTTCCAAAAACCGTGGCGTACCAGGGTAGGCCTGCACCTGGAAAGTCACCATAGATAGTGGGAATCATGAGCATTTTGAGATCTCCCAGTTCCCTTTCATCCAGCAGCGAAGTCTTTTTGATAGGCACAATATCCTTCACGGGCCTTTCAGACAACATTTTCTCGAAAACAACGTCCTTCTTCACGTATTTGTCGAGCCTCAATTTCCCGGATACTCTCGCACTCTCGCCTGGCCGGATTTTCAGAGAGAGCGCGGACAGAGAGTTCTCAACGGTATCTCTTTCGAGGTCGCTCTCATATTGAAAACTCCTCGATGAAGAAGAGGAAAGAGTTCTCGGGCTTTCCAGCCCATTGTATGAGTCGTTCTCTCCCCTTACTGAGAAGATATCTTCGAAGACACAACTGATATCATATTCAAAAGATATCCGAACTTCTTCCAGCGAATAGCTCCTCACCGTGAGCTCTGCGTGAAGAGTGTTCCCTTCCACCCGGAGACTTTCGGCGACTGCGATATCATAATGCGGGATTCCCGGTTTTGAACGCCCCAGATAATGGGTTTCAATCCCGTCCCATGAAAAATCTGTGTGTAGTCTTGTGAGCGTGAGCGAGGACTTTAAAA
The DNA window shown above is from Mesotoga sp. UBA6090 and carries:
- a CDS encoding carbohydrate ABC transporter permease, which translates into the protein MKLNFKTREAMVGYLFAAPIIITILIFTIYPVFAGLYYSFTNYQPLEAQKFNMTFVPEESVSFHLGVFPDEEGLVKNELLSLFEPETFLTLDVGVKLNAEQKEAVSSFLEVDRIVEDFLAGRLNSSVSVKDFMRKYMASKSELFVRYVPEFVGFKNFREMFKDQYFWISLKNAFVYSIVVVPIQTLLAMLLAVAANMKIMGQRFFKTVFFLPAISSSAAISMIFWLIYSKPGVLNRLLSTFGFQAVDWLNEPNTALGAIMVMNIWTTAGYFMITFLAALQSIPSSIYEASQLDGAKFWKTFWKITMPLLKPQMLFVSIMGIIGCLQVFDQIYFLIKNMRNITISYYIYKNAFEYQRMGYASAIAMVLFLIIFAITTLQRKLIKEESYF
- a CDS encoding extracellular solute-binding protein, with the protein product MKRFLLVSVVLVVGLMALGVTNIRISGWPGNPVEEAVIMKNVEEFNNMQTDIVVEWQPIPGDFRQMLVTQYSAGTAPDIFYVEAFWFEELAKQNVLLPLDLYIKRDVNFDIDWFYPNLIEAFKYEDRIYGIPKDFSTLALVFNKKIFDQYGVAYPTDEDTWFDMLDKALQLKRKGFETPLVLAADLNRVLPFVYGTGGDIVDENLNVALGKPDAKFGLNFYLDLVNKYGVAQEPANLGAGWIGEAYGKESVAMAMTGPWTIGFLAGDYPEVLKNTGIVEMPHLIEKSTMVYTVSWSINRTTPNKDAAWEVLKFLVTKGQERFVAEAGVLASNIQNAEKDTDPTKQAFYRGAEYGIPWMVKTPSGIFSRAHDQLNSLLKDLFYQKVSLSEALALIEENYPGWVAE
- a CDS encoding amylo-alpha-1,6-glucosidase, translating into MKVFKNGNLMVVTDDRGLIDCESEKAAGLYLEDTRFISRMILKSSLTLTRLHTDFSWDGIETHYLGRSKPGIPHYDIAVAESLRVEGNTLHAELTVRSYSLEEVRISFEYDISCVFEDIFSVRGENDSYNGLESPRTLSSSSSRSFQYESDLERDTVENSLSALSLKIRPGESARVSGKLRLDKYVKKDVVFEKMLSERPVKDIVPIKKTSLLDERELGDLKMLMIPTIYGDFPGAGLPWYATVFGRDSLIFGLQTVDLLPEITKNILTVHTYLQSKEEDSQNEGQPGKIVHETRLNELSLAGRLPFERYYGSIDATLLFIMLSHRYYSQTNDWDFIRSIENSIMEAAEWIDTYADLDNDGYIEFAPSGSGLSIQSWKDSADSVSFSDGRLAEPPLAPVEVQGYLYDTFKCLEKLMALFEDGERATLYALKAAALKKNFNRDFWLESENYFATALDKNKKPVDSITSNPGHCLMTGIVDEERAGALVNRLFSEELYTGWGIRTLSSKMKRYNPFSYHNGSVWPHDNSLIMLGLIKYGFYEKARQLARDLLKVKEKHHDNRLPELFSGLSVSETSGKLIEYPTSCSPQLWSIGTVLVISKALDA